The Cryptomeria japonica chromosome 2, Sugi_1.0, whole genome shotgun sequence region ATTCCTCTAAAGATAAATTCTCAAACTTAGGTTATGAGGCTTTGGTTTCTTCTCTTCATATTATTACTAATGAGTCTTGGTTAATTGATTCAAGATTCTTATGTTTACATCCTCCATTTACTAATTGAGTTTGTACTTGAATGAAAAGgattttaataattataataaagTTAAGTAAAACATACCCCCATTTTAGAAAGtaaaacattttttttggcaaGCCATTTTCATAGCACCTAAAGTCACATATGGATAACTTTCAAAAGTAAGTTGCATTGATTATAAGTGATTAAGTCAAGAGACTTCCTACAATGGCAGCAAAAGTACTGGTTTACATttcaatttttgaataaatttgatgtgCGTACAAATAGTTGCAAAGCTAAGGTGGTAGTTATGTTTTTGCCAAAAGACAATCTATATAGATAAAATTTGATGTTTATAGTAATCCTAATAATAttcatataatattaatattaacaaTAACATTATACCCTAATTAACATGTTTATATTAAAttgaataatataattatatattgatttatttaaatttttagatGTTGTGTTGTGTTCCTACTAATAGATATATATTAACTTTTAAGCTATATAAACTACTCAAATATATGGaggtgtttaattttttttaactttaataaaaaaatatataaaaaatattttattataaaccatttaaaaaaattatattaatttaaaaaaaaaaaaaaatctttaagtgaaaataaaatagcttatatatttaataatatatatagaataagtggagACATATCCTTCTATTCTAAATCAATTGATCGTATTAATGTAAAATAAGCACCTCAAGAATGATATGTCTCGACTTATCCtatatacattattaaatatatataagctagtttaaCATTCACTTGAAATGACAAGGCAATCATCTTTCATTGCAAACAAAATGGTGGAAGCATAGGAAAAAAAGAGAAGTTATTGTCATACACAGCTAGCATTAGATGTGAATctcaatatttttattctttcttttttacATAGAGAATTTTAGAATTTTCTCTTGTTGCTCATCATTCATTGGCTAGAagattttttttgagaattttaaattaaaaaagaatAAAACCCCAACAAAATTAAGACTTgccaatcaaaaaagaaaagaaacaaatctaggaaaattaaatttttaagTTAGAATAGTGTAAAATTAtagaataaatatttaaatttctatTGACACGATTTTCAAAGTAGGATTAATTGCATTTTGTGTGAAATGAAAACATTAGTCTTTGCCTATAAGACATGGACTAATAACCATATACTAAAGTgatgaaaaatatttaatatatattggcACGATTTTCAAAATAAGATCAATTGTATTTTGTGTGGAATGAAAACATGAATCGTTGCCTATAAGACAGGGACTAATAACTATATACTTAGTGATGAAAAAGTTTATAATTGATGTGATAGATGTGATGATTTTTATAAAGAAATTAATTACTATATTTACCAAGAACGTACCTATACCACAAATCTTGAATAGGAAGCATGTTATTAGGGTTGGTTTGTGGGTTTCAATTTCGTACTGATGCGATAATTGCGGATTTCCCCTTTCTCGCAGCAGCAGTATGGAATCGGTGAATGAGGCAATCACTCTTGGACTTGGGATCATCATCTTCTTCCTCCTGTATAAGCTGAGGAGCAATGGCAGGAAACTGAAGTTACCTCCTGGACCACGTCCATGGCCTGTCATAGGAAATCTCCATCTCTTGGGAAACCTTCCTCATCAGGCTCTGGCGGTTCTCGCAAAGAAATATGGACCCATTTTCTCCCTACGCTTGGGCTCCGTCCCCACCGTTGTGGTTTCTTCCCCTGCCATGGCAAAAGAGTTCCTCAAAACCCACGATTTGGCTTTCGCCAATAGAGCAGTATGTTCACATGGGAAATATACATGTTATAATCAACAAGATGTGGTGTTTGGCTTCTATGGAACGTACTGGAGGCATCTGAGAAAGCTTTGTACTGTGGAGCTGCTCTCAGCGAAGAGAAACGAGTCTTTCAGATTCGTGAGAGAGGAAGAGGCATCTGCCATGGTGGCCTCCATCTGGAAGGAAAGCGAGCGAGGAGCAAAGTGTGTGGATATGAAGAAGAGGCTCTCCAACCTTTCTCAAAATATCATTTGCCGAATGTTTTCCAGCAGAACGTACTCTGACGACGAATTGAATGGAGGGCAGGGTTTCACAGAAATGGTTAACGAGGTATTTGCTTTGGCCGGCGCATTTTGCGTTGGCGATTTCATCCCTTTTCTCGATTGGCTGGACTTGCAAGGATTCCATCGTCGCATGAAGGCTGTTCACAAGCTATTGGACAGATTTTCAGAGAAAGTAATCGATGAGCACATTAAACGCAGAatgggaaaaggaaaccctaacgaAGAAGATCGTGTTCAAGACATGGTAGACGTGTTGCTTGACATGGCGGAAACGGAGGGCCAGATAATCTCACGAGTCCACATCAAATGCATCATCATAGTAAGTTCGAGATCAAGGCCTTCTTGGCTTTCACAAATCTGATTATATATAGTTTTAATATATAATGTAACACTATTTTGTAAATAGTAGTATATGAATATTCTGCTAATGACTAAGGCTGGAGGATATATCTATAGACTTGAGGACATGAACTctttgtctgtgtgtgtgtgtaggatATGTTGAGTGCAGGAACAGAAACATCTTCGACATTACTTGAATGGGCAATGAGTGAGCTGCTGAGGAATCCTGCAACGATGTCTCGAGCGCAGCAAGAGATCGAATCAGTAGTGGGCAGAGATCGCAGAGTAAAGGAGACTGACATTGTGAAGCTGGAGTATTTGCGATGTGTGGTGAAAGAAACTTTTCGACTACACCCGCCATTACCCCTGCTCATTCCACACGAGTCGATGGAAGGCTGTAGCGTGGAAGGATATTTCATTCCACCAAAGACAAGGCTGTTTGTGAATGTGTGGGCAATGGGAAGGGATGAAAACATTTGGAAAGATGCTCAGCAGTTTAAGCCAGAGCGGTTTATAGGCAGTAATACGGATGTAAAAGGTCAGGACTTCGATTTGCTGCCCTTCGGAACAGGAAGAAGGGGATGCCCTGGGATTTCCTCGGGTCTTTCGACTGTTGAGTTGGCACTTGCTCAGCTGCTTCATTGCTTTGATTGGACTGTGGAGGGTGAGGTGGATTTGGCTGAAGAGTTTGGATTGGCTATACCCAGAAAAAATCCACTGTTTGCCTGTCCTTCGTGGAGGCTCTCTGTTGATTGTCCTGCTTAAGAAACTATTTTCCGTGCTCCTTACGGCTATTGCATATTTAGTATTAGCGAATTCATAATGTACTCCAGTAAAGGGCAGTAGTAACTCTTTTCTACCGTCTTGACAAATACTTAGTGCTTTATCATGAGATAAAGCTGGTTGCCGCTTATATATTTATCTTCTGGTTCTTATCATCAGTTGTATGCATCAGTATTTATGTTTCTTCGACTTCAATATATAACTAATAAAAATTGTGTATTATCTACTCATCGATATCTATCAGCGATTGACAAGAAAATCCTCTAGAAGATGTCTACAATGTTTTGCATCAATTTTTCAGTTAGATATTATTCCAAGTAATAGGGCTTGGAAGCAGAAAGTGTATAGCACAAAGTGGTTTATTTAGTCAAAATATATATTGAAAAAAGATTTGTGGGGCATTATGTCAtgaaaattttagtggctaatatttgtcaattggctattttttgaaatttgggaatcaaatttggctaataatttcaatTTTTAAAGGGACCCAAATTGccatatttttacaaatttttattttaatgttatttaaatcaccaaagaatttattttattaatttttttaactcaaagattcaccacaatatttgatacattatTGTATTAGAttcaccaacattttataatttattgtagaaatccaaattaattcaccaataatatatcataattattaatttttgattacgggaaaaacaagttttgaagggatcccgaaaccctttacaaaagatccttaaaagataatagcattaagaaacaagaaaagacattctgccaaaaaaccagcacaattttgggcaaaaatcagcataaaagcccaacagaaccaacaacatccaaccataaaaaaaaagaaaaaaagaaaaaaaagaaaaaagaaaaaagagagacaaattacttaatgtttttaagggcattagtcAAATTTCCgctatatcataattattagttactttagggttatatcaacaatcttttgtttccaccattgatttaaatcataatctaatgaccttcattgtatttcatgaggtaaaatgtacctacaagttgtaatgcttgtggggtttgaaattgcttttgaattgttgacttcaatgaaaaccaatagtctaaaagcaatttttggccccatgactattacaaattgtttgtaaattttatctcacaaaatagaaagagggctattagattattttaagttaatggtagaaaccaaataaagtatagtttaacccttaaactcattaatgatttcaacctttatgcctttacttttttataaaagattatttttaaatgaaaggaaatgcaatagtaattaatgcatacaatgattattttccaagattagccaatattttctatcaaaaaaattgatacaaacaagtTCGGCaataaaattatttcttttttataaaaagaaaagattcaccaataaacactattattatttttagaaaaaatttaATATTCACcgagattttatacaattttttgaaaggaGGTTTCTTCAAGTTATCACTGcattatgcattcaaaaaattaattgagttttatttttatttttattttttatttttatttttttattataattatggtGGAATTAATCACAAACTACCTCCTCTATTATTTGTAGACATTTTATTTCTCGTTTCTTCCTAATGCCTTTTTATTTACTCAAACAGACAGTTTTGAAATACAATCATTTTAATACTTTTTATTTTGTAGCTGTCCTTAGTTTAGTTGAGCGTATATATAGAAAGGACAACAATTCTAAATGAAATATAAAatagaaaagaagattttacaCATTTTTATTGTAGCAATAGAAGTTTAATAGTAGAAAAAAAGGGTAGATTTTTAGAATGAATGAATGAGAAAAACAGGGGTAAAGAAAAATACTATTATAGCATCAATAGATAAAATCTTGAACAAGGGGTATTTATTTGTAGCATTTTTCTGAGAAAAAAGAAAGGGTAGCAACCCTATGTCTATTTGCAAGcataaaaattatataaatatcaAATCATTCTCAATCCATTTGTATGTTTTGTCTCTTTATTTTTCTCTACTCTGTTTTACTTTGTCTTTCTCCTCTACCTCATTCCTTCAAATTAAAAGATTGAAATATTCTGTAATGTTAATTTGCAATTGAAGTATTTAATGTATGTACTATTATCTTCTTTATTTTAGAGTTATATTTGCAGGTGTGTATGTATATCTATCAAATTTGTTCATGTTATAGTTTTGACTTTATCTATTGATAATGTTAAGGCTTTACACTCAACAAGGCTTCATTTTTTCTTGGGCTTTTTATAATCTATTCAATGtcacaaaaaaatgatttttttttctttactctttCAACTTTTGGTGATTCTATTCACTTGCAAAACTATAACTCCACAATCCTAGAACTTAGACACTCAATATCCAAGCCTAATGATGTATGTTCACCTAAATAAGAAGCCAACTGGGGGCGAAGTCAATAAGAAAGTAATAGACGAGATGAgataagatgaaagatgaaatatTATTACCAATTGGGGGCGAAGTCAATTTGTGTGAGAATGCCCAAACATCCGTCACATTAGAACTGAGTAACGACTGAACATAAGCCTGGAACTTGCTAGGGTAGAGCTCAACGCCCTTCACCATGGCTTTCCTTAGTTTCTTTGCctccactagagagtcaatttctACTCTCTACACTTATGCTTTCTTCCACCATTTTTTATTCGATTTCCTTTGACACTTGTACCTATTTGCCTCATATTCTTTGTGCTGTTGCCACCATTTTATTAGCTTGATCAATATGGTTGGGCTGGTTAGATTTTCCATTCTTATAAATGTGTTGCTTGTAACCATAATAAGATGTATTTATCTTTTGTTACTTAACATTCAAATACACAAGAGGACTTAAAATCAAAGTATTATAATTAAAACTATTTCTAATAGAATCATcatcttttatttttaaattaatatgaTTATCTTTTGAGATAAAAATAATAAGTAAGACTATTGGTAGTGTTGATGGCCAAATTGAAACATATAATTAGTGTGAAGTTAAATTACATTTTTATAAAATGGTAATTGATCTTTCAATCGACTTCCAAGGTCCTAGGGATCATGTTACAATTATCTATCAAGTTGAGTGGTCAATATGGTCTATTTGTTCATGGGGCCTACAAGTGGTCTAAATCGAATTGGATCAATACCTAAATTAATCGTATTCTAGAAAAAGGtgtaaagaaacaaaaaatatGAAACAAAGAATGCAAGAGAAAGTGGTGTGATACTTAAATTAATACCTTAATTTATCCACTATAAAAGATATCAGCTCAACTACAAATTCTAAGATCTATCATACATACAACCTTATACATTCATAGTGTAAGATTCAAAAGGAATTATAAGAATACATGCGTTACACCTTTATGTCCAATTACTATATTCATGCACAAGTTaaagtaaattcaaaatattcaCTTAGGAACATTTATCTcttaaataatatataaattagataaattaatttaaaataccATACTGCATGCATGAAGAAAGATTTGAAAATGCAAAAACCATTTATTTGCTATTTCattcctctctcaaaatttgattGTAAAGACAACATAAGATACAATGGATTTACATAATGACCTTCAACTAATATAGAATGCTtaaactaaaaatgaaaattgaaatgcTATGAAAATTTAATTAGTATGGAGGCCCCCCTAGCCTAAATCTTCAACCTTTGAACCATTGTAAGCACTTGAGTTTTACATTTTATAGTATTGAGAGGAAAAAATATTCCCACCAAGAAGACATGTAGAATTGAGAGCTCAATCAACATGCAAGGAACTCCAAAAATAGACCTTCCATTTAAAATTCAATCTTATAAACTTGTAATGAAATAATTTTAGATAACAAATGTTTGCTGAAGATAGAAAGGTTACCCCATAATTGTAGGGGTACCATTTtacaattaaataataaagggATAATTAGGAAGAATATTCACTTttcaaaatgtaatggtgtaaaaatggtgaatgatagatcaagagtaaaactaccctttccctcaaagagagatgagagtttcactattgattacccttcaaacacttttcaccatgttacattaggaagaggagaggataattcactagatttaatctctccacatgaagatggtagattgaattctgaatgaattgagaatgttaagttgatcccctcttccttgtttgaaatggaaaggaaattgattgaattatgtagtgcaaaagtgataaagaactaattataacttgagattggaatatgggatgaagctgtgcacctggatctggcagtaatatgtcaagacgaagtcaccctaggaatttgaggaaaagttgcctggatcgtggcgggaatgtacatggtcctctgaaaaatccgcgaaacgaaaaaagggtttttctacctctgcaaatggagcccaaatctgaaagtacagctacgcacctacaacctacatacagaaaagagaggaaaatgggttgggattggaggtttacctttaggtcaaaccctagttttagaattaaccaagtaatgaaagaaagtacttgtaggtagttgtaaatgaaagactgaattgtaaatcacctcaagggaggttgtgatagcaatgttgatagagatTCTTGTATgggattgaatgttgaaatcaatcttctcttcaatgattgaatccttcactcgaatgcaacacctagccttgaagggagacttgagaatgctcaatgctggaaaagaatgcttgaatctATCCAAatttgacctatccaacttatgtaaatgagaggatgaatgcccccttaaatacatgttagtggatctaaTTTTCATCACGGGCCATCATTGGGGGAGTTTCCTACCCGATGCACAACCAATAATGCAACCCTagaaagggtcttgccccaaaaatagggtagggacaagggcgccacacccttgtccaaggggggacagtggtgccacGTCCCTATCCTatccctttctctagggaagagtgcaaatggggtgatgcagaggccaaggaagaagttgtttatgaAGTCTGAGCAATCTCTGgcctccgatcaggctagaggattcgaactcgcgtgcgtgaggaccctaatgcaatcaaaaattgctagggtctcaattttatgacactacgcAAAATTATCTCATTAGTTGTCTAGTTTCTTATTGGTACTTATATTTTGCAAAATTGGAAATGCACTAGTTTACTACATCCTTATATAGCCCATTTGCCCATTCCAACCTAGAGCTTGATTTTCAAAACCCTTGGGAACTATTTTAATAAAGTTGTCCAATTTGTGGAGGCCTTTGTTAACTTCTTTTAGACTCACTTTGAGGTATATATTTCTATCTAACATATCCTCATTTGATCCTTGATCAATGTTATAATCTCTTTATACCTATTCCTTCTAGACTACCTCTATAACATCTAGAGTGTCTAGCCTATAATTATTCATCAAAAGGAAATTAGGATCTGTTAATCGCATAATTTTTTTTCCACAATTTATATAATTAGGAATACAACTCCTTGTGTGTTTTAAAAATATGCATGATCATGTCCTATGTTTAATAATCAATTCAATCTTGAATGATAAAATATTAATGCTTTTCTCCACAAAATTGATATTTTTATCACCCGAAATATTTTCATTCCTTAATTTCATTGGGTCCATGTCACACAATTCTTTGAGAAGCTTAAGGTTTTCAACACACTTCTCGTCCTTGATTATCATCAGACTTTTCATAATACTAATACCTTATAGTCAATATTCACTAACATCACCAACACACTTAGTAGTACAACTATCTAAGAATCTAACATTTTATTTGATAGCATATATAGGGAGTTTCCTACTTGTTTAACTATCAAAATAAGAGTTTTTGGTGTCAACACTTGTTGAGTAATAGGAGTGTTTCAATCTTTGATGAACCTTTTCATTTTTGCTAATTGTTCCTACAAATATTCTTCATTCTATTTATCTTTATGCATTTGAGAGACTATGGTTTCTATAGTTGACACATAAGAAGCTATTTATTTCCTCTTGGCTTGTTTTTATAGGTTGAATTATATGATAGTTGATATCGTGTAATCCAAAGTTCCCTTTCATCTTTATCAACCATTGGTGTAACAATTTTTGTAATATTTTCCCCAAGTCATTTAGTCTTGTGGAGTAAAGGGTCCTAGGCTTCTTCCTTGGTTTGACCTTTTCATCTCCACATTCATGAGTTATAAGCTCAAGGGCTTACCAACAAGATTTTTCCTCTTTTCTAGATCAAGTTTCAATTAGTTGGGTTTCAAGGAAGGTGTTTGTAGTCTCTACTACTCAATACCATTCTTGTCTAAACCCACATTTTCCCCTATTGGTGTTTCAGCTCCAACTTATTTCTCAAGATCTTTTAGTGGTGTCTTAGTAGTCACAATAGGTTTCTTGTCTTCATTTCCTACCAAGTGAATCAATTATTGATTCTCTTCATAAGTTAGCACATGTTCATCTTGATTAGTAGTCTCCAAAGGAACTTTcatttttattcttcttcatctccTTTATTAGTCAACTATAATTCATATGCTTCTTTATCAAAATCTTCTATGTTGACCTTTGAATTCATTAACTCTATGTAATATTGATCCAAGGTTAATTCTTTAAGTATCCTAGGTTCTATATCCACTTGATCATTTTATTTACTTGCTTGTCTCAAAGCTGTAGAATTAACTTTTGTTGATTTGAGTCTTGTGGAGGTGATTGTTTACTATTTTTGGTGGGGGAGGAGGAAAATTGACCTCTTCTATAGTTTGTCCTTGATCTTGACATTGTTCTAATTCCTCCCATTCTCAAAGAACTAGATATCAATTTATGCCATTAGTGGTATGACTTGGGCCATAGGAACTACACTTACACAAAAGTTATCCCAACTTTTGTAGGTTTAAAAAAAAACTCTTTTAAATTCTTGACTCGCCTCATTGACAATGTATCTGGGGTCTTCAAACTCTttcttctttgttttttattttgttcatttcttcTAATAATCTTGTGGATTACATGATGAATATTCTCTTGTATCTACTTTTTCTTCTCCTTGTCCTTATTTGAGAGCTCTTTATCCTAATCTTAATATCCAAGACTTATTGCTATCATTCATTTTCATAAAGATATAATCAATTGAAACTTCCTCCTTTTTAGACAAATTTATGGGGTCCACATGGACTTAGTAGCAatcttgtttttgataaagataaacgggttttacatggacctgaaACCAAAAATTTTACAAAAGCTGGTCATCAGCCAAATAAACAGAAACCAACAACAAAACAGGGGAGCACCCCAGAACAACAAAACAGGGGAACACCCCAGAACAGAGATGAAAGCAAAAGAGACACAGACAACAAAACAAAAACACTCAAATAAGAGAGTGCAACAACTCCTTATTCTTCTAGATGGTAATCTTATTCATTTCCTCCAGTTattccataatgaatctggaggtgccCTTATTGTTGCTCCTTCTTCTGGTCCTGGAACTAGGGCCTATGGTTTTGTTGCCTCTAGCACCAATGtattcacctccaagatctttcttAGGTTCACTGTGAATGGATCTATACTCCGCAACCATAACATTGATCTTTTCGAGTCCCTCCATACTAATATTCATGGCCTCCTTTCTTATCTTGACCAgattcttgaggtttttctttatctccgccatagactattccaccttttcaattctttgttcatggttgcatttcataacCTCAACATCTTGGGAGAGCTTCTAGGTCATAATCATGAGCTTCTCAATTTTGCTAGGCTTTGGCGAAGTTGTGAAGATATCTAGTATCtccttaacccccactttgagggtatcaatttctctctccacccacttccagcagCTCTCCTAGCTTCTGGTCACTTCCATCACCAGGTTCATCAGAGTACCATTCCTCTGTAACCCACTATCCGCTTCTTTAGGCATGGTCCCCTACTTTTCCTTTAGGATGTTAATATGAATGTCTAGTTTAATTTCCTGGTCCAAAGTCTTCGGACCATAGTCCTTAGCcacaagcttcttctttttagaaaaaGGCTCGACCTTAGAAATCAGCTTGCTGGTAGATTTATATTTGCTAGCCACCCATCTAGGGGGATTATTACTGTTAAATGTaccaggggtgaccatcatctcactTTCTTCCACTGGCTTATAATCAGGGTCATCAAAAGCaatggcacccccactatcctccaaatccatttccgAGTCAGAGACTTCCTGAATATTAGTATGTTGGCCTTTCTCAGATAGAGAGTGCACAACTTCAAGGATCTTAGCGTTCTCCATGATGAGAAAAATAAGCTCTTCATGGAGAATAGGATTATTTGGATTCTccatatgtttttcaagactattctctaaagaggaggccagatagaaaggaatagaaataattttaccatgcctaaaatggttcaaaatggtaaaatggtaggaaaagatactggcatatctgccatcaagcgtaatatacctcatgatgaactcagCCATGTCTGCctagggagccataagatctttcctgTTGTAGCTGCCATCAACCATTTTGTTAACTCTTGAGTGCTCCATGTCTTTGTCAAAAAAATTCGCCAAGTCTTCCTCCCTGgttttcctatctctatagaaccTTCTGTCATTCATCGCCAGACTAGTAATCATCACCACCAGGGTTTCGTCCAGCTGGTAATcagcaccataagccctcagaACCCCTTTCTTCCACCCGTTGACAAAGGTTTCCGTGagtagaggagaagggccatggaggctttccaagaaggggacaattcccccatcaacaatttcctaccacacctccttgtttttcttccatttctcaaaaGTAGGCGCTTCTttcctattcttgtccccacccataatgatcTGGGTCGCCAAACaacaggaaatgggccacaccagagaaGTCCCCGAAGTCTTCGAATAGtagcaggaaatgggccacaccagaaaagTCTGTGAATAGTAGCAGTAATGGGCCACACAATTAGACAGAAAATAtaggcacaagggaagtttctagatctttggATAGAGAAAACAAAAAGCAACCATTTCCCCAACAAGtcaatcaaatcatgattaaaaCTCATTGATTACCTCAAGTGGATGGAATCATCACAAGCCAGATCGCACGAGTTTTTTGGGAATGAATCCCTACCGCTCCACCATTTAGCCAGCACATGGCCCACTACCATATTGGCTAGTAGATCTGTCACTTTGTTTCCTTCCCAAAAGACGTGtgaaattttgaattcttccaACTCATTTATTATATCTCGACAATCCTTGATCAGATTAGTAATCATCCAACTACGATCCGTGCGCCCATTCGGACAATTGACAGTGTATAGTGAGTTAGACTCCAACTAGACTTTTCTAAaaccttctcttttagccatgtgtaacccaatgtgggcagcACTGGCCTTCACAAAGTGGTTGGACTGGGTTCCCAGAGGGAGTGCCACCACAGAAACCAACAAACCCATATGATTCCTATCCCTCCCCCACACCTGACTAGCTCAGGATTCCCTTTAGTtgccccatccacattgattttgatccatcccatagggGGGGGATGCCAAAGAACATTTTTTCTACATTGCTTTGTTTTGTGCACTGGAATGGCAATATACCAATCAATTTTCTACCGtttgatagtatcccattcctcatggagagtagggaggggatggtcaTTCTTTCTACTGGGGCAAGAGTGTAGAAAATTCTCCTTGGTAGAATTATGAATTCTAGTAGCCACAACAAGTGTAGAAGACTCCAAATCTATAAagactattgtttctttctttccaaatgttggtaaaaatggtgtctcaaccttgcatttatgcgaggttactatttatagtaagttttcatttgagcatgaaatggtgcgaaactctctctgaagcttctggttggctagataagcattccggtaaagttgcgttgcaaggttacagctagttttgaagatattaaagttttcatcttggaggggtgcgataaaatgtttaaatttaattttgggggctttagaggctctgaaatgccctgaaaagtggtcgtaactggtgcaatgggttacgaggtgatagagcacttcgtgagc contains the following coding sequences:
- the LOC131053554 gene encoding cytochrome P450 71AU50; protein product: MESVNEAITLGLGIIIFFLLYKLRSNGRKLKLPPGPRPWPVIGNLHLLGNLPHQALAVLAKKYGPIFSLRLGSVPTVVVSSPAMAKEFLKTHDLAFANRAVCSHGKYTCYNQQDVVFGFYGTYWRHLRKLCTVELLSAKRNESFRFVREEEASAMVASIWKESERGAKCVDMKKRLSNLSQNIICRMFSSRTYSDDELNGGQGFTEMVNEVFALAGAFCVGDFIPFLDWLDLQGFHRRMKAVHKLLDRFSEKVIDEHIKRRMGKGNPNEEDRVQDMVDVLLDMAETEGQIISRVHIKCIIIDMLSAGTETSSTLLEWAMSELLRNPATMSRAQQEIESVVGRDRRVKETDIVKLEYLRCVVKETFRLHPPLPLLIPHESMEGCSVEGYFIPPKTRLFVNVWAMGRDENIWKDAQQFKPERFIGSNTDVKGQDFDLLPFGTGRRGCPGISSGLSTVELALAQLLHCFDWTVEGEVDLAEEFGLAIPRKNPLFACPSWRLSVDCPA